From Aspergillus fumigatus Af293 chromosome 5, whole genome shotgun sequence, a single genomic window includes:
- a CDS encoding LysM peptidoglycan-binding domain-containing protein, protein MILPPFPLVSPITIDWPAYQTTIASSSGGTTLTKTTTITVAPFTISEIPFWPITVAEPGRNAYLSPMQSIAPPTFGLTLPPTEATFPLFHTDYSATLTTTASTANATVPSVSTPAAVQSGIVSDCTEFYKAIAGDGCYAIATAHDITLAQFIAWNPAVNSDCSGLWVDEYYCVAVAKATSTTSYTPIPVTFFGNSHVITVAPQPTATSIQPPGTSMPILTYSDGKTPSNGGCSSGGETTGCGKIDCSLFGCGGECGFFGCDGGCGLGFCGGGCGLLGCGPGCGSGSCLQEGGGGGSEEEETSTSESCSATATASVTIVCDYACPDGASTSCAILCTSLTISCEPTGLVRSHRALWTQTRCHSHYLRPPMRP, encoded by the exons ATGATCCTCCCCCCATTCCCACTAGTGTCTCCTATAACGATTGACTGGCCAGCATACCAGACTACCATTGCGTCAAGCTCTGGTGGGACCACATTGACCAAGACCACTACAATCACCGTTGCTCCCTTTACTATCAGCGAGATCCCATTCTGGCCTATCACTGTGGCGGAACCTGGCAGGAATGCCTACTTGAGCCCCATGCAGAGCATTGCTCCCCCAACCTTTGGTCTGACTTTGCCACCAACCGAAGCTACATTCCCCCTTTTCCATACAGATTACAGTGCCACTCTTACCACCACGGCATCGACGGCAAACGCTACTGTACCATCCGTTTCAACACCTGCCGCTGTCCAGAGTGGAATTGTTTCCGATTGTACAGAGTTCTATAAAGCAATCGCCGGCGATGGATGCTATGCCATTGCAACCGCGCACGATATCACACTTGCGCAATTCATC GCATGGAACCCGGCGGTTAATTCAGACTGCTCGGGACTTTGGGTTGATGAATATTACT GCGTCGCTGTTGCTAAAGCTACGAGTACCACGTCATATACACCCATCCCCGTGACCTTCTTTGGCAATTCACATGTTATTACCGTGGCGCCACAGCCGACAGCGACATCAATCCAACCGCCTGGAACAAGTATGCCCATACTCACATACTCCGACGGGAAGACACCCTCGAATGGGGGATGTAGTTCTGGAGGCGAGACCACTGGTTGTGGAAAGATCGATTGTTCCCTCTTTGGTTGTGGGGGTGAATGTGGTTTCTTTGGGTGTGATGGAGGCTGTGGCTTAGGATTCTGCGGGGGAGGGTGTGGTCTTCTCGGTTGCGGCCCAGGATGCGGATCTG GGAGCTGTCTCCaggaaggaggtggtggcggctctgaggaggaagagacaTCAACTTCTGAATCGTGCAGCGCAACTGCCACGGCTTCTGTCACGATTGTTTGTGACTATGCCTGTCCAGACGGAGCATCGACATCCTGTGCCATTCTCTGCACCTCGTTGACTATTAGCTGTGAGCCTACCGGGTTGGTTAGGTCGCACCGGGCACTGTGGACGCAGACGCGCTGCCACTCACATTACTTGAGGCCTCCGATGAGGCCATGA